A genome region from Cucurbita pepo subsp. pepo cultivar mu-cu-16 chromosome LG02, ASM280686v2, whole genome shotgun sequence includes the following:
- the LOC111788147 gene encoding serine--tRNA ligase, chloroplastic/mitochondrial isoform X1: protein MKIIEARAAIRYFHTFPPSKSFLRAPTMGFHSSFSVTSLKTLKVAAFPTTSRLIFRLPTKTASLNSLHPCFRNRKPPCPLLVRALSFSEVQVDPPTATAGEEIVAKPQWKASIDFKWIRDNKDLVAANIENRKSGANLELVLQLYDKMLNLQKEVERLRAERNMVANKMKGKLEPSERQKLIEEGKNLKEGLVSLEENLLKLTDQLQQEAQCIPNITHPDVPIGGEDCSIIRKTVGSPREFGFSVKDHLELGKQLNLFDFDAAAEVSGSKFYYLKNAAVTLEMGLISWTLSEVMKRGFTPVITPEIVRSSVVEKCGFQPRGENTQVYSIEGSDQCLIGTAEIPVGGIHMDSILAESSLPLKYVAYSHCFRTEAGAAGAATRGLYRVHQFSKVEMFILCRPEDSESYLEELISIEEDLFTSLGLHFKTLDMASGDLGAPAYRKFDVEAWMPGLGRYGEISSASNCTDYQSRRLGIRYRPQELIPTTSKKKNKGNLAPTQFVHTLNATACAVPRMIVCLLENYQQEDGSVIIPEPLRPFMGGLEIIAPTST, encoded by the exons ATGAAGATAATTGAGGCAAGGGCAGCCATCCGCTACTTTCATACCTTCCCGCCGAGCAAAAGCTTCCTCAGAGCTCCAACAATGGGATTCCATTCCTCATTCAGCGTCACATCTTTGAAAACCCTTAAGGTCGCCGCCTTTCCGACGACTTCCCGTCTTATTTTCAGGCTACCTACCAAAACTGCTTCTCTCAATTCTCTTCATCCTTGTTTCCGTAACCGGAAACCTCCATGTCCATTGCTTGTTCGAGCCCTCTCATTTTCGGAAGTCCAAGTCGATCCTCCAACTGCAACCGCCGGAGAAGAAATAG TTGCGAAGCCTCAATGGAAAGCTTCGATAGATTTCAAGTGGATTAGGGATAACAAGGATTTGGTGGCTGCAAATATAGAGAATCGGAAGTCTGGTGCCAATTTGGAACTTGTGCTCCAACTGTATGACAAAATGCTAAATCTTCAGAAG GAAGTTGAGCGGCTTCGTGCTGAAAGGAACATGGTTGCAAACAAGATGAAAGGGAAGCTGGAACCATCTGAGCGACAAAAACTCATAGAGGAAG gaaaaaatttgaaggaaggATTGGTTTCTTTGGAAGAAAACCTTCTTAAACTAACAGACCAGCTTCAACAAGAAGCACAATGCATACCAAACATCACCCATCCCGATGTTCCAATCGGAGGGGAGGACTGCTCGATAATAAGAAAGACG GTCGGTAGCCCAAGAGAGTTCGGTTTTTCTGTTAAAGATCATCTTGAACTTGGGAAGCAGCTAAACctttttgattttgatgctgCTGCTGAG GTCAGTGGATCTAAGTTCTATTACCTAAAAAATGCTGCAGTAACCTTGGAAATGGGTCTAATCAGCTGGACACTCTCAGAAGTAATGAAAAGGGGCTTTACTCCTGTGATAACCCCAGAAATTGTGAGGTCCTCAGTTGTTGAGAAGTGTGGATTTCAACCTCGTGGTGAAAATACTCAG GTTTATTCTATTGAGGGAAGTGACCAGTGCCTCATCGGTACTGCAGAGATTCCTGTAGGGGGAATTCACATGGATTCTATCCTTGCTGAGTCTTCACTACCTTTGAAGTATGTTGCTTATTCTCATTGCTTTCGAACCGAGGCAGGTGCTGCTGGAGCCGCAACCAG GGGCCTGTATCGAGTCCACCAGTTCAGCAAGGTAGAAATGTTTATATTATGTCGACCTGAAGATAGCGAGTCCTACCTCGAAGAACTCATTAGTATTGAAGAGGACCTTTTCACATCACTGGGATTGCATTTCAA GACCTTGGATATGGCTTCCGGAGATTTAGGTGCACCAGCTTATCGAAAATTTGACGTGGAGGCATGGATGCCAGGTCTAGGACGGTACGGTGAG ATATCAAGTGCATCAAATTGTACCGACTACCAAAGCCGCAGATTAGGAATCCGATATCGTCCACAAGAACTGATACCAACAacatcaaagaagaagaataaaggcAATCTGGCGCCCACACAGTTCGTTCACACACTGAATGCAACAGCTTGTGCAGTGCCAAGAATGATTGTTTGCTTGCTTGAGAATTATCAGCAGGAGGATGGCTCTGTGATTATTCCTGAGCCATTGAGGCCTTTCATGGGCGGACTAGAGATTATTGCTCCCACATCCACATAG
- the LOC111788147 gene encoding serine--tRNA ligase, chloroplastic/mitochondrial isoform X3, with product MVANKMKGKLEPSERQKLIEEGKNLKEGLVSLEENLLKLTDQLQQEAQCIPNITHPDVPIGGEDCSIIRKTVGSPREFGFSVKDHLELGKQLNLFDFDAAAEVSGSKFYYLKNAAVTLEMGLISWTLSEVMKRGFTPVITPEIVRSSVVEKCGFQPRGENTQVYSIEGSDQCLIGTAEIPVGGIHMDSILAESSLPLKYVAYSHCFRTEAGAAGAATRGLYRVHQFSKVEMFILCRPEDSESYLEELISIEEDLFTSLGLHFKTLDMASGDLGAPAYRKFDVEAWMPGLGRYGEISSASNCTDYQSRRLGIRYRPQELIPTTSKKKNKGNLAPTQFVHTLNATACAVPRMIVCLLENYQQEDGSVIIPEPLRPFMGGLEIIAPTST from the exons ATGGTTGCAAACAAGATGAAAGGGAAGCTGGAACCATCTGAGCGACAAAAACTCATAGAGGAAG gaaaaaatttgaaggaaggATTGGTTTCTTTGGAAGAAAACCTTCTTAAACTAACAGACCAGCTTCAACAAGAAGCACAATGCATACCAAACATCACCCATCCCGATGTTCCAATCGGAGGGGAGGACTGCTCGATAATAAGAAAGACG GTCGGTAGCCCAAGAGAGTTCGGTTTTTCTGTTAAAGATCATCTTGAACTTGGGAAGCAGCTAAACctttttgattttgatgctgCTGCTGAG GTCAGTGGATCTAAGTTCTATTACCTAAAAAATGCTGCAGTAACCTTGGAAATGGGTCTAATCAGCTGGACACTCTCAGAAGTAATGAAAAGGGGCTTTACTCCTGTGATAACCCCAGAAATTGTGAGGTCCTCAGTTGTTGAGAAGTGTGGATTTCAACCTCGTGGTGAAAATACTCAG GTTTATTCTATTGAGGGAAGTGACCAGTGCCTCATCGGTACTGCAGAGATTCCTGTAGGGGGAATTCACATGGATTCTATCCTTGCTGAGTCTTCACTACCTTTGAAGTATGTTGCTTATTCTCATTGCTTTCGAACCGAGGCAGGTGCTGCTGGAGCCGCAACCAG GGGCCTGTATCGAGTCCACCAGTTCAGCAAGGTAGAAATGTTTATATTATGTCGACCTGAAGATAGCGAGTCCTACCTCGAAGAACTCATTAGTATTGAAGAGGACCTTTTCACATCACTGGGATTGCATTTCAA GACCTTGGATATGGCTTCCGGAGATTTAGGTGCACCAGCTTATCGAAAATTTGACGTGGAGGCATGGATGCCAGGTCTAGGACGGTACGGTGAG ATATCAAGTGCATCAAATTGTACCGACTACCAAAGCCGCAGATTAGGAATCCGATATCGTCCACAAGAACTGATACCAACAacatcaaagaagaagaataaaggcAATCTGGCGCCCACACAGTTCGTTCACACACTGAATGCAACAGCTTGTGCAGTGCCAAGAATGATTGTTTGCTTGCTTGAGAATTATCAGCAGGAGGATGGCTCTGTGATTATTCCTGAGCCATTGAGGCCTTTCATGGGCGGACTAGAGATTATTGCTCCCACATCCACATAG
- the LOC111788147 gene encoding serine--tRNA ligase, chloroplastic/mitochondrial isoform X2, translating into MKIIEARAAIRYFHTFPPSKSFLRAPTMGFHSSFSVTSLKTLKVAAFPTTSRLIFRLPTKTASLNSLHPCFRNRKPPCPLLVRALSFSEVQVDPPTATAGEEIVAKPQWKASIDFKWIRDNKDLVAANIENRKSGANLELVLQLYDKMLNLQKEVERLRAERNMVANKMKGKLEPSERQKLIEEGKNLKEGLVSLEENLLKLTDQLQQEAQCIPNITHPDVPIGGEDCSIIRKTVGSPREFGFSVKDHLELGKQLNLFDFDAAAEVSGSKFYYLKNAAVTLEMGLISWTLSEVMKRGFTPVITPEIVRSSVVEKCGFQPRGENTQVYSIEGSDQCLIGTAEIPVGGIHMDSILAESSLPLKYVAYSHCFRTEAGAAGAATRGLYRVHQFSKVEMFILCRPEDSESYLEELISIEEDLFTSLGLHFKTLDMASGDLGAPAYRKFDVEAWMPGLGRYDIKCIKLYRLPKPQIRNPISSTRTDTNNIKEEE; encoded by the exons ATGAAGATAATTGAGGCAAGGGCAGCCATCCGCTACTTTCATACCTTCCCGCCGAGCAAAAGCTTCCTCAGAGCTCCAACAATGGGATTCCATTCCTCATTCAGCGTCACATCTTTGAAAACCCTTAAGGTCGCCGCCTTTCCGACGACTTCCCGTCTTATTTTCAGGCTACCTACCAAAACTGCTTCTCTCAATTCTCTTCATCCTTGTTTCCGTAACCGGAAACCTCCATGTCCATTGCTTGTTCGAGCCCTCTCATTTTCGGAAGTCCAAGTCGATCCTCCAACTGCAACCGCCGGAGAAGAAATAG TTGCGAAGCCTCAATGGAAAGCTTCGATAGATTTCAAGTGGATTAGGGATAACAAGGATTTGGTGGCTGCAAATATAGAGAATCGGAAGTCTGGTGCCAATTTGGAACTTGTGCTCCAACTGTATGACAAAATGCTAAATCTTCAGAAG GAAGTTGAGCGGCTTCGTGCTGAAAGGAACATGGTTGCAAACAAGATGAAAGGGAAGCTGGAACCATCTGAGCGACAAAAACTCATAGAGGAAG gaaaaaatttgaaggaaggATTGGTTTCTTTGGAAGAAAACCTTCTTAAACTAACAGACCAGCTTCAACAAGAAGCACAATGCATACCAAACATCACCCATCCCGATGTTCCAATCGGAGGGGAGGACTGCTCGATAATAAGAAAGACG GTCGGTAGCCCAAGAGAGTTCGGTTTTTCTGTTAAAGATCATCTTGAACTTGGGAAGCAGCTAAACctttttgattttgatgctgCTGCTGAG GTCAGTGGATCTAAGTTCTATTACCTAAAAAATGCTGCAGTAACCTTGGAAATGGGTCTAATCAGCTGGACACTCTCAGAAGTAATGAAAAGGGGCTTTACTCCTGTGATAACCCCAGAAATTGTGAGGTCCTCAGTTGTTGAGAAGTGTGGATTTCAACCTCGTGGTGAAAATACTCAG GTTTATTCTATTGAGGGAAGTGACCAGTGCCTCATCGGTACTGCAGAGATTCCTGTAGGGGGAATTCACATGGATTCTATCCTTGCTGAGTCTTCACTACCTTTGAAGTATGTTGCTTATTCTCATTGCTTTCGAACCGAGGCAGGTGCTGCTGGAGCCGCAACCAG GGGCCTGTATCGAGTCCACCAGTTCAGCAAGGTAGAAATGTTTATATTATGTCGACCTGAAGATAGCGAGTCCTACCTCGAAGAACTCATTAGTATTGAAGAGGACCTTTTCACATCACTGGGATTGCATTTCAA GACCTTGGATATGGCTTCCGGAGATTTAGGTGCACCAGCTTATCGAAAATTTGACGTGGAGGCATGGATGCCAGGTCTAGGACGGTACG ATATCAAGTGCATCAAATTGTACCGACTACCAAAGCCGCAGATTAGGAATCCGATATCGTCCACAAGAACTGATACCAACAacatcaaagaagaagaataa